In the Quadrisphaera sp. RL12-1S genome, one interval contains:
- a CDS encoding GNAT family N-acetyltransferase, with protein MTAASSALDPLDQLDRSVWNALHGPHAGLAVRRGRVVTYPADVAQFSSLPEDPAPGDWADAAALVGADGVLLLTGDVPEPPPGWTALVDIPGVQMVATDAVASAPDPEAVVLDVTDPADVAEALALVERTRPGPFFERTLAMGTYLGIRRAGRLVAMAGERLHPPGAVEISAVCTDAAWRGQGLGTRLVHAVAHGVRTRGEVPFLHASAENTGAIRLYEQLGFHLRRTTRFTALRPPAPS; from the coding sequence GTGACCGCGGCCTCCTCGGCGCTCGACCCGCTCGACCAGCTCGACAGGTCGGTGTGGAACGCCCTGCACGGCCCCCACGCGGGGCTGGCGGTGCGGCGCGGCCGCGTGGTGACCTACCCCGCCGACGTCGCGCAGTTCTCCTCCCTCCCCGAGGACCCGGCGCCGGGCGACTGGGCGGACGCCGCGGCCCTCGTGGGAGCTGACGGCGTCCTGCTGCTCACCGGCGACGTCCCCGAGCCCCCGCCGGGCTGGACCGCGCTCGTCGACATCCCCGGCGTGCAGATGGTCGCCACCGATGCCGTCGCGTCGGCGCCCGACCCGGAGGCCGTGGTGCTGGACGTCACCGACCCCGCCGACGTCGCCGAGGCGCTCGCCCTGGTGGAGCGGACCCGGCCCGGCCCGTTCTTCGAGCGGACCCTGGCGATGGGCACCTACCTCGGCATCCGCCGCGCGGGACGGCTCGTGGCGATGGCGGGGGAGCGGCTGCACCCACCGGGGGCCGTGGAGATCAGCGCCGTGTGCACCGACGCCGCCTGGCGCGGGCAGGGGCTGGGCACGCGGCTCGTGCACGCGGTGGCCCACGGGGTCCGGACGCGCGGCGAGGTGCCCTTCCTGCACGCCTCAGCGGAGAACACGGGGGCCATCCGCCTGTACGAGCAGCTCGGCTTCCACCTGCGCCGCACCACCCGGTTCACGGCACTGCGCCCACCCGCCCCCTCCTGA
- a CDS encoding LLM class flavin-dependent oxidoreductase — translation MSTPLAVLDLTPVPSGGSAAQALANSADLAESAERFGYARYWVAEHHLNPGVVGVSPAVVLALVAGRTSTIRLGSAALQTGHRTVLSAVEDFALLDAVHPGRVDLGLGRPGGPPRGPDGSLPAPPPPPTPEQAAGTVVDGVRIPGPFPLAPILTSARFAAVPELVPPPASGGPSFGEQVDTVLDLLAGTFTSSSGVPLQAHPGTGADLQVWLFGSTGGTTAAVAGERGLRFGANYHVAPQGVLDAARAYRAAFRPSEGAHGLARPHLAVSADVVVAETGAEAEHLAAGYGPWVRSIRTAAGAIPYPTPDEAAELTSPEHWSADDDALVRDRLATRFVGSARTVAEGLERLRDATGADELLITTTTHDHAARVRSYELLAAEWGRR, via the coding sequence GTGAGCACGCCGCTGGCGGTCCTCGACCTGACGCCCGTCCCCTCGGGCGGCTCGGCCGCGCAGGCGCTGGCCAACAGCGCCGACCTCGCCGAGTCCGCGGAGCGGTTCGGGTACGCCCGCTACTGGGTGGCCGAGCACCACCTCAACCCCGGCGTGGTGGGCGTCTCGCCCGCGGTCGTCCTGGCCCTCGTGGCTGGGCGGACGAGCACGATCCGCCTCGGGTCGGCCGCGCTGCAGACCGGCCACCGCACGGTGCTGTCCGCCGTGGAGGACTTCGCCCTCCTCGACGCCGTGCACCCCGGCCGCGTCGACCTCGGCCTCGGCAGGCCCGGCGGTCCGCCGCGCGGGCCCGACGGATCGCTGCCGGCGCCGCCTCCGCCGCCCACCCCCGAGCAGGCCGCCGGGACGGTGGTCGACGGCGTGCGCATCCCCGGTCCGTTCCCGCTCGCGCCGATCCTCACCTCGGCGCGGTTCGCGGCGGTCCCCGAGCTCGTCCCGCCGCCGGCCTCCGGCGGCCCCTCCTTCGGTGAGCAGGTCGACACGGTGCTCGACCTCCTCGCCGGCACCTTCACGTCGTCGTCCGGAGTTCCGCTCCAGGCGCACCCCGGCACCGGCGCCGACCTGCAGGTGTGGCTGTTCGGCAGCACCGGCGGCACCACCGCCGCGGTGGCGGGCGAGCGCGGGCTGCGGTTCGGCGCCAACTACCACGTGGCCCCGCAGGGCGTCCTCGACGCCGCCCGCGCGTACCGGGCCGCCTTCCGCCCCTCCGAGGGCGCGCACGGTCTGGCGCGGCCGCACCTGGCGGTGTCCGCTGACGTCGTCGTCGCCGAGACCGGCGCCGAGGCCGAGCACCTGGCCGCCGGCTACGGGCCCTGGGTGCGCTCCATCCGCACCGCCGCCGGGGCCATCCCCTACCCGACGCCCGACGAGGCCGCCGAGCTCACCTCGCCGGAGCACTGGAGCGCCGACGACGACGCGCTGGTCCGCGACCGGCTCGCGACGCGCTTCGTGGGGTCGGCGCGGACCGTCGCGGAGGGCCTGGAGCGCCTGCGCGACGCCACCGGCGCCGACGAGCTGCTCATCACCACCACCACCCACGACCACGCCGCCCGCGTCCGCTCCTACGAGCTGCTGGCCGCCGAGTGGGGGAGGCGGTGA
- a CDS encoding NtaA/DmoA family FMN-dependent monooxygenase (This protein belongs to a clade of FMN-dependent monooxygenases, within a broader family of flavin-dependent oxidoreductases, the luciferase-like monooxygenase (LMM) family, some of whose members use coenzyme F420 rather than FMN.), with the protein MSKRQVHLAAHFPGVNNTTVWSDPAAGSHIDPDSFVRFAQTAERGKLDFMFLAEGLRLREHAGRIYDLDVVGRPDTFTILAALAGVTTHLGLTGTINSTFNEPYEVARQFATLDHLSDGRAAWNVVTSWDAFTGENFRRGGFLGADQRYDRARSFLETALELFDSWRGDEVLADQATGRFLRAPGPGAFSHRDAFFDIAGHTTVPRSPQGRPVVFQAGDSEEGREFAAEHADAIFSRHATLEEGRPFYADVKARLAKHGRQRDDLLVLPAATFVLGDTDAEAEELAREVRRAQVSGATAIVFLEQVWNRDLSHLDPDGPLPDVDPVVGEQVMSQGRASVRMHRDPLATARAWRERAEAEGLSIRELMIEQTARQTFVGSPVTVADQVQHLVEAEASDGFILVPHLTPGGLDPFVDRVVPILQERGVHRTEYEGTTLRDHLGLRPLTTTGARA; encoded by the coding sequence ATGAGCAAGCGCCAGGTGCACCTCGCGGCGCACTTCCCCGGTGTCAACAACACCACCGTGTGGTCCGACCCCGCCGCGGGCAGCCACATCGACCCCGACTCGTTCGTCAGGTTCGCGCAGACCGCCGAGCGCGGGAAGCTCGACTTCATGTTCCTCGCGGAGGGGCTGCGGCTGCGCGAGCACGCCGGACGCATCTACGACCTCGACGTGGTCGGCCGCCCCGACACCTTCACCATCCTCGCGGCGCTCGCCGGCGTCACCACGCACCTCGGGCTCACCGGGACGATCAACTCGACGTTCAACGAGCCGTACGAGGTGGCACGCCAGTTCGCCACCCTCGACCACCTCTCCGACGGTCGGGCGGCGTGGAACGTCGTCACCAGCTGGGACGCGTTCACGGGGGAGAACTTCCGCCGCGGCGGCTTCCTTGGGGCGGACCAGCGCTACGACCGCGCCCGCTCCTTCCTGGAGACGGCGCTGGAGCTGTTCGACTCCTGGCGGGGTGACGAGGTCCTCGCCGACCAGGCCACCGGCCGGTTCCTGCGAGCCCCCGGGCCCGGGGCGTTCTCCCACCGCGACGCGTTCTTCGACATCGCCGGGCACACCACCGTGCCCCGCAGCCCCCAGGGTCGGCCGGTCGTCTTCCAGGCCGGTGACTCCGAGGAGGGCCGGGAGTTCGCCGCCGAGCACGCCGACGCCATCTTCAGCCGCCACGCGACGCTGGAGGAGGGCAGGCCGTTCTACGCCGACGTCAAGGCCCGGCTGGCGAAGCACGGGCGCCAGCGCGACGACCTGCTCGTGCTGCCCGCCGCCACCTTCGTGCTCGGCGACACCGACGCCGAGGCCGAGGAGCTGGCCCGCGAGGTGCGCCGCGCGCAGGTCAGCGGCGCCACCGCCATCGTCTTCCTCGAGCAGGTGTGGAACCGCGACCTGTCGCACCTCGACCCCGACGGCCCGCTGCCCGACGTCGACCCCGTGGTCGGCGAGCAGGTGATGAGCCAGGGCCGCGCCAGCGTCCGGATGCACCGCGACCCGCTGGCCACGGCGAGGGCGTGGCGCGAGCGCGCCGAGGCGGAGGGCCTGTCGATCCGCGAGCTGATGATCGAGCAGACCGCGCGGCAGACCTTCGTCGGGTCGCCGGTCACCGTGGCCGACCAGGTCCAGCACCTCGTGGAGGCGGAGGCCTCCGACGGGTTCATCCTCGTGCCCCACCTCACGCCGGGAGGCCTGGACCCGTTCGTCGACCGGGTGGTGCCGATCCTGCAGGAGCGCGGCGTGCACCGCACCGAGTACGAGGGCACCACCCTGCGCGACCACCTCGGCCTGCGACCCCTGACGACGACGGGGGCCCGCGCGTGA